A genomic region of Chloracidobacterium sp. contains the following coding sequences:
- a CDS encoding protein kinase produces MQPGGALGPYTLVRLLGRGAFGQVWLAERRTKLAVTRVALKIPLADDADLDAIRKEAAVWAQASGHPNVLPIIEADIYDGQVVIVSEYAPDGSLVDWLARKGGRVALPEAVRMLDGILAGLEHLHGRQIVHRDLKPANILLQGDTPRLADFGIARVIHATSRTGLIAGTPAYMPPEAFDGVRTEQGDLWAAGVMFQQLLTGGLPFPQQDLTALMGAIVTRDPVPLPATLPAAVHRFVATALCKDPARRFPTATAMRQALVQLLTQPTQPVVRRPVDGNNEPATQPVQRTTDGRAASPASTIPVFNPPPPPATAETVVPASHRPSTSAADQRTQGWWWVAAGAAVALVLGATLFLALLMYFQGRAFQSTPTPPPPPVATSPTPAVPVDAPPTPPPSSPSDGDEPPPPPPLAPGSEGVYVIGFSARTPEAAEAKRADYAKAGFEPFVVKTDEWTNFEPGFYIVALGVYATEADAKTAAARIRERGLSVYTKPSGPPRRSQEASSPNPEDVPGDFPEASLRDLTDDDLRNLTREELRLMRNEILARHGYRFSDPELAEHFNAKPWYRPTGNDVGDKLTPLEKRNIERIRQAEKAAESAPKD; encoded by the coding sequence ATGCAGCCCGGCGGTGCTCTCGGACCCTACACGCTTGTTCGACTGCTAGGGCGGGGCGCGTTTGGGCAGGTCTGGTTGGCCGAACGGCGAACCAAACTGGCCGTCACCCGTGTCGCGCTCAAAATCCCGCTGGCCGACGACGCCGACCTCGACGCCATCCGCAAGGAAGCCGCCGTCTGGGCGCAGGCCAGCGGCCATCCGAATGTGCTGCCCATCATTGAAGCCGACATTTACGACGGGCAGGTGGTCATCGTGAGCGAATACGCCCCGGACGGCTCGCTGGTGGATTGGCTGGCGCGGAAGGGCGGGCGCGTGGCGCTGCCGGAAGCCGTCAGGATGCTCGACGGGATTTTAGCCGGACTGGAGCATCTCCACGGTCGCCAAATCGTCCACCGCGATCTCAAACCGGCGAACATCCTCCTCCAAGGCGATACGCCGCGCTTGGCCGACTTCGGCATCGCGCGCGTCATTCACGCTACGTCGCGGACGGGGCTGATCGCGGGAACGCCGGCCTACATGCCGCCGGAAGCTTTTGACGGCGTGCGCACGGAGCAGGGCGACCTCTGGGCGGCGGGCGTGATGTTTCAGCAGTTGTTGACAGGTGGGTTGCCGTTCCCGCAGCAGGACTTGACGGCCTTGATGGGCGCGATTGTGACACGCGACCCGGTCCCGCTGCCCGCCACACTACCGGCGGCCGTCCATCGCTTTGTGGCGACGGCGCTGTGCAAAGACCCGGCGCGTCGCTTTCCAACGGCGACGGCGATGCGGCAGGCGTTGGTGCAGCTCCTGACGCAGCCGACGCAACCGGTGGTGCGCCGGCCTGTGGACGGGAACAACGAGCCGGCGACCCAACCGGTGCAGCGCACAACCGATGGGCGTGCGGCGAGTCCCGCGTCAACCATACCGGTGTTCAACCCACCGCCTCCGCCGGCTACGGCTGAAACCGTGGTACCTGCGTCCCACCGGCCGTCCACGTCGGCCGCCGACCAGCGCACGCAGGGTTGGTGGTGGGTGGCCGCCGGGGCGGCCGTGGCGCTGGTGTTGGGGGCGACGCTGTTTCTGGCGCTGCTGATGTACTTTCAAGGCCGGGCTTTTCAGTCCACGCCGACGCCCCCGCCGCCGCCCGTCGCCACATCGCCGACACCCGCCGTGCCGGTGGATGCGCCCCCTACGCCTCCACCGTCCAGTCCGTCCGATGGAGACGAGCCGCCGCCCCCGCCGCCGCTTGCGCCCGGTTCGGAAGGCGTGTACGTCATCGGCTTTTCAGCGAGGACGCCGGAAGCCGCCGAAGCCAAACGCGCCGACTACGCTAAGGCCGGCTTCGAGCCGTTTGTCGTCAAGACGGATGAGTGGACGAACTTCGAGCCGGGTTTCTACATTGTGGCGCTGGGCGTTTACGCTACCGAAGCCGATGCAAAGACGGCGGCGGCGCGCATTCGAGAACGGGGACTGAGCGTGTACACCAAGCCGTCGGGGCCGCCGCGTCGGTCGCAGGAAGCGTCGTCACCCAACCCGGAGGATGTCCCCGGCGACTTCCCGGAAGCCTCCTTGCGCGACTTGACGGACGACGACCTCCGCAACCTAACCCGCGAGGAACTGCGTCTGATGCGGAATGAAATTCTGGCGCGGCATGGGTATCGGTTTTCCGACCCGGAACTCGCCGAACATTTCAACGCCAAGCCTTGGTATCGTCCGACCGGCAACGACGTAGGCGACAAGCTGACGCCGCTGGAGAAGCGCAACATCGAACGTATCCGCCAAGCGGAAAAAGCCGCTGAAAGCGCTCCGAAAGACTAA
- a CDS encoding M28 family peptidase: MKTLHRWAACWWLLWLVVQVGAQSAGNAGTASPVVPAELRATAARIQPAALHAHTALLSDPLFEGRAPGTRGGMLAAKYIAAQFQAYGLEPVNGSYFQNVPIINLRAEPTTMTFRAADGGQVELAYGTEFTAQSGECVPEVKLDAVPVVFAGYGIVAPEYDWNDYKGVDVRGKIVMLLVNDPGLRNPNIFQGRTLTYYGRWTYKYEEAARQGARGVLLMHTTESATYPWQVVQSSNTGVRSELVRDANSPPVVALKSWITDDAAVRIAKLAGKNLATLIEQAERRDFRPVPLDVTLSLHLKSEISRLESPNVVGLLPGRDEKLRAECVVVTAHYDHFGVKDDPATGKRLVYHGALDNASGTAALLAMAEAMAKSAWRPRRSVLFLSVTAEEQGLLGAQYYCERPLIPLEKTVANINLDEVNVFGRTRDFVPLGAERSTLGKTIDALAKLEGLVMKPDLFPQNGSFFRSDHFCFAKVGVPCLSLNFGVDVEGKPDGWGKERFETYVRRDYHQPTDVIQDDWDFRGAAQHAQFALLIVGVVAEDPTPPEWLPGEAFQRRKT; encoded by the coding sequence ATGAAAACGCTCCATCGCTGGGCAGCGTGCTGGTGGCTGCTGTGGCTGGTCGTCCAAGTCGGCGCACAGTCGGCGGGAAACGCCGGGACGGCCTCGCCGGTGGTCCCCGCCGAACTACGGGCGACGGCGGCTCGTATTCAGCCAGCCGCGCTGCACGCCCACACCGCCCTGCTTTCCGATCCCTTGTTTGAAGGCCGCGCGCCCGGTACGCGCGGCGGCATGCTGGCCGCCAAATACATCGCCGCGCAGTTTCAAGCTTATGGTTTGGAGCCTGTCAACGGCTCGTACTTCCAAAACGTCCCCATCATCAATCTGCGCGCCGAACCGACAACGATGACGTTTCGCGCCGCCGACGGCGGGCAGGTCGAGCTGGCGTACGGGACGGAGTTCACCGCCCAGTCGGGCGAGTGCGTCCCGGAAGTCAAGCTGGACGCCGTGCCGGTGGTGTTTGCGGGCTACGGCATCGTCGCGCCGGAATACGACTGGAACGACTACAAGGGCGTGGACGTGCGCGGCAAAATCGTCATGCTGCTCGTCAACGATCCGGGCCTGCGCAACCCAAACATCTTTCAGGGACGGACGCTGACCTACTACGGGCGGTGGACGTACAAGTACGAGGAAGCCGCCCGGCAGGGCGCGCGCGGCGTGTTGCTCATGCACACGACCGAAAGCGCCACCTACCCGTGGCAGGTCGTGCAAAGCTCGAACACGGGCGTTCGGTCGGAGCTGGTCCGCGACGCTAATTCGCCGCCGGTCGTGGCGCTCAAATCGTGGATTACCGACGACGCGGCGGTGCGCATCGCCAAGCTGGCCGGCAAAAACTTGGCGACGCTCATTGAGCAGGCGGAGCGGCGCGATTTTCGTCCCGTGCCGCTGGATGTCACGCTGTCGCTCCATCTGAAAAGCGAAATTTCGCGCTTGGAATCCCCGAACGTGGTCGGGCTGCTGCCGGGGCGCGATGAAAAGCTGCGCGCGGAATGCGTGGTGGTGACGGCGCACTACGACCACTTCGGCGTCAAGGACGATCCGGCGACCGGGAAGCGGCTGGTCTATCACGGTGCGCTGGACAACGCCTCCGGCACGGCGGCGCTGCTGGCGATGGCGGAAGCCATGGCGAAATCGGCATGGCGGCCGCGCCGGTCGGTGCTGTTTTTGTCGGTGACGGCCGAAGAGCAGGGGCTGCTTGGCGCGCAGTACTACTGCGAACGGCCGCTGATTCCCCTCGAAAAGACCGTCGCCAACATCAACCTCGACGAAGTGAACGTCTTCGGCCGGACGCGCGATTTCGTGCCGCTCGGCGCGGAACGCTCGACGCTCGGCAAAACGATTGACGCGCTGGCCAAGTTGGAAGGTCTGGTGATGAAGCCTGACCTATTCCCACAAAACGGGTCGTTTTTCCGCTCCGATCACTTTTGTTTCGCCAAGGTCGGCGTGCCCTGCCTGTCGCTCAACTTCGGCGTTGACGTGGAAGGCAAGCCTGATGGCTGGGGCAAGGAGCGATTTGAAACCTATGTGCGGCGCGACTACCACCAGCCGACGGATGTCATTCAGGACGACTGGGATTTTCGCGGCGCGGCGCAGCATGCGCAGTTTGCGTTGCTGATTGTCGGCGTCGTCGCCGAAGACCCGACGCCGCCCGAGTGGTTGCCCGGCGAGGCGTTCCAACGTCGAAAAACGTAG